A single window of Cydia splendana chromosome 13, ilCydSple1.2, whole genome shotgun sequence DNA harbors:
- the LOC134796220 gene encoding protein deadpan-like yields the protein MPCSEDDDSQNGFAEQQMSKAELRKTNKPIMEKKRRARINNCLNELKDLLMDPEKDPARHSKLEKADILELTVKHLQTLQRQQLAAAIAADPAVLHRFRAGFGDCAVEVRRYLSRLASVPTGLRHRLGNHLTSCISGIERLHKPKDYPALVPDPLRLDDERPSAFHCVRATRPTSPPLSPLSCDSACDSSTELETPPRPVQKFPFPTPPSRSASDQDSSPETQKPTVSSTTISPETLKQESLRNKKYMEPLSIVIDVENYKIGIDASPKRAVDYSIRQKLKRSVTETSGPALKVLRLEPERPAEKLYDLSTPEKRAPIYPIRLTLPESIPSAVERPSFERPVSSVITHTAESLAQSSVTQERVQKQADTSSKSPAQGTSTSEMWRPW from the exons ATGCCGTGCAGTGAAGATGATGATTCGCAAAATGGTTTTGCTGAACAGCAAATGTCGAAGGCGGAGTTGAGAAAG ACCAACAAGCCGATCATGGAGAAGAAGCGACGCGCACGCATCAACAACTGCCTCAACGAGCTCAAGGACTTGCTCATGGATCCTGAAAAGGAC CCAGCCCGCCACTCCAAGCTCGAGAAGGCCGACATCCTCGAGCTCACCGTGAAACACCTCCAGACCCTCCAGCGTCAACAGCTAGCCGCCGCCATCGCCGCCGATCCCGCCGTCTTACACCGATTCCGAGCTGGATTCGGAGATTGTGCCGTTGAAGTCCGAAGATATTTATCCAGACTTGCCAGCGTCCCTACTGGATTGAGACACAGGCTAGGAAATCATCTTACCTCCTGTATAAGTGGGATAGAACGCCTACACAAGCCTAAAGACTATCCAGCTTTAGTCCCCGACCCTTTAAGACTGGACGATGAAAGACCAAGCGCTTTCCACTGCGTTCGGGCTACGCGACCAACAAGCCCTCCCCTAAGCCCTCTCTCATGCGACTCCGCGTGCGATTCTTCCACAGAACTTGAAACTCCACCACGACCAGTTCAAAAATTCCCCTTCCCAACCCCACCCAGCAGATCAGCCTCAGACCAAGATAGCAGTCCAGAAACACAAAAACCCACAGTATCATCAACTACAATTTCTCCAGAAACTTTAAAACAAGAATCTTTAAGAAACAAGAAATATATGGAGCCGTTATCAATAGTTATAGACGTGGAAAACTATAAGATAGGAATCGACGCGTCACCTAAGCGCGCTGTTGACTACTCCATAAGGCAGAAGCTAAAACGATCTGTGACTGAAACGAGTGGACCTGCGTTAAAGGTCTTAAGATTAGAGCCAGAAAGACCTGCAGAAAAACTCTATGATTTGTCGACACCAGAGAAACGAGCACCTATATATCCCATAAGGTTAACATTACCTGAAAGTATCCCCAGTGCAGTAGAAAGACCGTCATTTGAAAGACCTGTCAGTTCTGTTATCACGCATACAGCGGAATCTTTGGCGCAGTCTAGTGTGACACAGGAAAGGGTACAGAAACAAGCGGATACCAGTTCAAAGTCTCCGGCACAGGGGACGTCTACATCAGAGATGTGGAGGCCTTGGTGA